Proteins found in one Brachypodium distachyon strain Bd21 chromosome 5, Brachypodium_distachyon_v3.0, whole genome shotgun sequence genomic segment:
- the LOC100832411 gene encoding AT-hook motif nuclear-localized protein 9 — MDGKDHLIAPSDLPQFYAAQQQQQQHHHRMLSNAGQQVSQASPLSGGMHHSVIRPMPNMSMSPTAILQSIGGAQMPPFHTMDAAPSPSSMMQHGGGAMGGSGVSGPGTATAMASPPEPVKRKRGRPRKYGPDGAMNKMSSSSLSSSHHQQQMMGAPPPRLGSLDMVGGMDVDAANKKRRGRPPGTGKKLSSPTKKPSGNAFSGSAGTSFTPHIITASPSEDVAGKIAAFATQSPRAVCVLSAMGSVSRVVLRHPADHASSVSRAPPSYNNPAIYEGLYEILSLSGSYNLNEDQQNQSDGISVTLCSPERHVIGGVLGGALVAASTVQVVLGSFVHGGSRAKSKKSGKQPNFGFDSLSGGGTDASPSSGHNQNLTPPSVVTTTGGWPSSGIFDTRSSNIDINSSRG, encoded by the exons ATGGATGGCAAAGATCACCTCATCGCACCGTCCGACCTGCCGCAGTTCTACGCCgcccagcagcaacaacagcaacaccACCACAGGATGCTCTCCAACGCCGGGCAGCAGGTTAGCCAGGCGTCGCCGCTGTCCGGCGGCATGCACCACTCCGTCATCCGCCCCATGCCCAACATGAGCATGAGCCCCACCGCCATCCTCCAGTCCATCGGCGGCGCCCAGATGCCGCCGTTCCACACCATGGACGCCGCGCCGTCTCCATCCTCCATGAtgcagcacggcggcggcgccatgggggGTTCTGGCGTGTCCGGGCCGgggacggcgacggccatggcgagcccgccggagccggtgaagaggaagaggggccGGCCCAGGAAGTACGGGCCTGACGGAGCCATGAACAAGAtgtcgtcgtcttccttgTCTTCGTcgcaccaccagcagcagatgatgggcgcgccgccgccgaggttGGGGTCTCTGGACATGGTGGGAGGGATGGACGTCGACGCGGCCAACAAGaagcgccgcggccgcccgccCGGCACCGGCAAGAAGCTCTCCTCCCCCACCAAGAAACCCTCTG GCAACGCGTTCTCTGGTTCAGCTGGAACGAGCTTCACTCCTCACATCATCACAGCGTCTCCTTCAGAG GATGTGGCAGGGAAGATAGCGGCATTCGCGACCCAGTCACCGAGGGCAGTGTGCGTGCTCTCGGCAATGGGCTCCGTCTCCAGGGTCGTCCTCCGCCATCCGGCAGATCATGCTTCCTCCGTCTCGAGGGCTCCACCTTCTTACAATAATCCTGCCATTTATGAG GGGTTGTATGAAATTCTGAGTTTATCAGGCTCTTACAATCTGAACGAGGACCAGCAGAACCAGAGCGACGGGATCAGCGTCACGCTCTGCAGCCCGGAGAGGCATGTCATTGGAGGTGTTCTGGGTGGAGCATTGGTAGCTGCCAGTACTGTGCAG GTGGTACTAGGGAGTTTTGTTCATGGAGGGTCCAGAGCAAAGTCTAAGAAATCCGGGAAACAGCCAAACTTCGGTTTCGACTCGCTCAGTGGCGGTGGAACAGATGCCTCTCCCAGCTCTGGACATAACCAAAACCTAACACCGCCCTCTGTTGTAACAACAACAGGAGGGTGGCCTAGCTCTGGGATATTTGACACGAGAAGTTCCAACATTGATATCAACTCATCTAGAGGATAG
- the LOC100832728 gene encoding probable phospholipid hydroperoxide glutathione peroxidase codes for MGAAESSSKPVGSVHDFIVKDAKGNDVELSRYKGEVLLIVNVASRCGLTNSNYTELGQVYEKYRDKGFKILAFPCNQFAGQEPSSNEQIVEFACNRFKAEFPIFGKVDVNGNNAAPLYKFLKSERGGLFGERIKWNFTKFLVDKEGHVVNRYAPTCSPFNIENDIKKLLGV; via the exons ATGGGAGCAGCAGAGTCATCTTCCAAGCCTGTTGGTTCCGTTCATGACTTCATCGTTAAG GATGCGAAGGGGAACGATGTGGAGCTCAGCAGATACAAGGGCGAAGTTTTACTTATCGTGAATGTTGCATCTCGTTG CGGTCTGACAAACTCCAACTACACTGAACTGGGTCAGGTCTACGAGAAATACAGGGACAAAG GATTCAAGATATTGGCATTCCCGTGCAATCAATTTGCCGGACAGGAACCAAGTAGTAACGAGCAGATTGTGGAGTTTGCCTGCAACCGCTTCAAAGCAGAGTTTCCTATATTTGGCAAG GTTGATGTGAATGGCAACAATGCTGCCCCGCTGTACAAGTTCTTGAAGTCAGAGAGAGGTGGTCTATTCGGAGAGCGTATCAAATGGAACTTCACCAAGTTTCTAGTTGACAAAGAGGGGCATGTCGTTAATCGATATGCACCAACCTGTTCCCCATTCAACATTGAG AATGACATCAAGAAGTTGTTGGGGGTTTGA
- the LOC100833034 gene encoding FT-interacting protein 1: MATYKLGVEVASAHDLMPKDGHGSASACVELNFDGQRFRTAIKEKDLNPVWNEHFYFNVSDPSNLPELALEAYVYNVNKSVESSRSFLGKVRIAGTSFVPFPDAVIMHYPLEKRGMFSRVRGELGLKVYITNDPSIRASNPLPAMDPVSNHSPSQAEQIAADITGTNLNTSREHRNEARTLHTIAKDAHHHQHHGHLPASFSEQPSKYGIEQMKPQPQQPKIVRMYSAASQQPMDYALKETSPFLGGGQIVGGRVIRGEKHASTYDLVERMQYLFVRVVKARDLPDMDITGSLDPFVEVRVGNYRGITKHFEKQRNPEWNAVFAFARDRMQASVLEVLVKDKDLVKDDFVGMVRFDLNDVPIRVPPDSPLAPEWYRLVHKSGDKSRGELMLAVWVGTQADEAFPDAWHSDAATLDDASAVTHMKSKVYHAPRLWYLRVNIIEAQDILIHDKTRYPDVFVRAQVGHQHGRTKPVQARNFNPFWNEDLMFVAAEPFEDHLILTLEDRVGPNKDEMLGRIIIPLTMVERRADDRIVHGKWFNLEKPVLVDVDQLKKEKFSSRLHLRLCLDGGYHVLDESTNYSSDLRPTAKQLWKPSIGLLELGVLGAQGIVPMKTRDGKGSSDTYCVAKYGSKWIRTRTIMNNPNPKFNEQYTWEVYDPATVLTIGAFDNGQLGDKNGEKTSNGKDAKIGKVRIRLSTLETGRVYTHSYPLLVLHPSGVKKMGELHLAIRFSSTSLVNMLYLYSRPLLPKMHYARPIPVHQVDMLRHQAVQIVAARLSRMEPPLRKEVVEYMSDFDSHLWSMRRSKANFFRLMSVFSGLFAVSKWFSGVCAWKNPITTVLVHILFIMLVCFPELILPTVFLYMFLIGIWNYRYRPRYPPHMNTKISHAEAVHPDELDEEFDTFPTSRSQEIVRMRYDRLRSVAGRIQTVVGDIATQGERVQALLSWRDPRATAIFVLFCFTAAIVLYVTPLQVLAALGGFYAMRHPRFRHRLPSIPVNFFRRMPARTDSML; the protein is encoded by the coding sequence ATGGCGACGTATAAGCTGGGTGTGGAGGTTGCGAGCGCTCATGACCTGATGCCCAAGGACGGGCATGGTTCTGCGAGCGCCTGTGTCGAGCTCAACTTTGATGGCCAGCGGTTCCGGACAGCTATCAAGGAGAAGGATCTGAACCCGGTGTGGAACGAGCACTTCTACTTCAACGTGTCAGATCCATCAAATCTCCCTGAGCTTGCTCTTGAGGCGTATGTCTACAATGTCAACAAATCCGTTGAAAGTTCCAGGTCATTCCTTGGCAAGGTCAGGATTGCTGGGACCTCATTCGTGCCCTTCCCTGATGCCGTCATCATGCATTATCCCCTGGAGAAGCGCGGGATGTTCTCACGGGTGAGAGGAGAACTGGGTCTGAAAGTGTACATCACCAACGACCCCTCTATCAGAGCTTCAAACCCTCTTCCGGCAATGGACCCTGTTTCGAATCATTCTCCAAGTCAAGCTGAGCAAATAGCAGCTGATATAACTGGTACTAATCTGAACACCTCTCGGGAACACAGGAATGAAGCGAGAACCTTGCATACCATAGCTAAGGACGCACATCATCATCAGCACCATGGCCATCTTCCAGCTTCTTTTTCCGAGCAACCTTCCAAGTATGGTATTGAGCAAATGAAACCTCAACCTCAACAGCCCAAGATTGTCAGGATGTATTCAGCAGCCTCACAGCAGCCCATGGACTACGCCCTTAAAGAAACTAGTCCATTTCTTGGTGGTGGACAGATTGTTGGTGGTCGGGTCATACGTGGTGAGAAGCATGCTAGTACCTACGACCTGGTGGAGAGAATGCAGTATCTGTTTGTACGTGTGGTCAAGGCACGGGACTTGCCTGACATGGACATCACTGGTAGCCTGGATCCTTTTGTGGAAGTGAGAGTTGGCAACTACAGGGGCATAACTAAGCACTTTGAGAAGCAACGGAATCCTGAGTGGAATGCAGTATTTGCTTTTGCTAGAGATCGTATGCAGGCATCTGTCCTTGAAGTGTTGGTCAAAGATAAAGATCTTGTTAAGGATGATTTTGTTGGTATGGTCAGGTTCGATTTGAATGATGTACCAATACGTGTGCCTCCTGATAGTCCGCTAGCTCCAGAATGGTATCGGCTTGTTCATAAGAGTGGGGATAAGTCAAGGGGTGAGCTGATGCTGGCAGTTTGGGTTGGCACCCAAGCTGATGAGGCATTTCCTGACGCATGGCATTCGGATGCCGCAACACTTGATGACGCATCTGCTGTAACACACATGAAGTCGAAAGTTTACCATGCTCCCAGATTGTGGTACCTGCGAGTTAATATAATTGAGGCCCAAGATATTCTCATACATGATAAGACCCGCTATCCAGATGTTTTTGTGAGGGCACAGGTGGGGCATCAGCATGGGAGGACAAAACCTGTTCAAGCTAGAAACTTCAACCCATTTTGGAATGAAGACCTTATGTTTGTGGCTGCTGAACCTTTTGAGGATCACCTTATCCTCACGCTTGAAGATCGTGTAGGTCCTAACAAAGATGAGATGCTTGGCCGCATAATTATACCATTGACGATGGTTGAAAGACGGGCTGATGACCGTATTGTCCATGGGAAGTGGTTTAATCTCGAGAAGCCTGTACTTGTTGATGTGGACCAACTGAAGAAGGAGAAGTTCTCTAGTCGGCTTCATCTCCGTCTCTGTCTTGATGGAGGGTACCATGTTCTGGACGAGTCCACAAACTACAGCAGTGACCTCAGACCAACAGCCAAGCAACTCTGGAAGCCATCGATTGGTTTGCTCGAGCTTGGAGTCCTTGGTGCTCAAGGGATTGTCCCTATGAAGACTCGAGATGGAAAAGGTTCATCAGACACCTATTGTGTTGCGAAGTATGGGTCAAAGTGGATTCGTACACGTACTATCATGAACAATCCAAACCCCAAATTCAATGAACAATACACTTGGGAGGTCTATGATCCGGCAACTGTCTTGACTATCGGTGCTTTTGACAATGGCCAGCTTGGTGACAAGAATGGGGAGAAGACGTCCAATGGTAAAGATGCGAAAATCGGCAAGGTTCGAATTCGCCTTTCCACACTTGAAACTGGCCGTGTCTACACTCACTCCTATCCTCTCCTGGTTCTACACCCATCAGGGGTGAAAAAGATGGGTGAGCTGCACCTAGCCATACGGTTTTCCTCAACGTCATTGGTGAACATGCTGTACCTGTACTCTCGACCTTTGCTACCGAAGATGCACTATGCACGTCCGATACCAGTCCATCAGGTTGACATGCTGCGCCATCAAGCTGTCCAGATCGTGGCTGCCCGACTTAGCCGAATGGAACCACCTCTGAGAAAGGAAGTTGTTGAGTACATGTCAGATTTTGATTCTCACTTGTGGAGCATGAGGCGAAGCAAAGCAAACTTCTTCAGACTCATGTCAGTCTTCTCAGGCTTGTTTGCGGTCAGCAAGTGGTTTAGTGGTGTCTGTGCATGGAAGAACCCTATTACCACTGTGCTAGTCCACATCCTCTTTATAATGCTGGTGTGTTTTCCAGAGCTCATACTTCCAACAGTGTTCTTGTACATGTTCCTGATAGGGATTTGGAACTATCGTTATCGGCCTCGCTATCCCCCACACATGAACACCAAGATCTCTCATGCAGAGGCTGTTCACCCAGATGAACTTGATGAAGAATTCGATACTTTCCCGACAAGCCGGAGCCAGGAGATTGTAAGGATGAGGTATGATAGGCTGAGGAGTGTTGCTGGAAGGATACAGACTGTTGTTGGTGATATAGCAACACAAGGGGAGAGAGTTCAAGCACTGCTTAGTTGGAGGGATCCTCGGGCTACAGCAATATTTGTCCTATTTTGTTTCACTGCAGCAATAGTCCTGTATGTTACACCACTCCAAGTTCTTGCAGCATTAGGAGGGTTCTATGCCATGAGGCACCCAAGGTTCAGACACAGGCTGCCCTCAATACCAGTAAACTTCTTCAGACGCATGCCAGCAAGGACCGACAGTATGCTATAA
- the LOC100822696 gene encoding oxalate--CoA ligase, producing MAEEDLTTLTAQLKAAAAAFPSRRAVAVPGKADLTHAALDALVDAAAARLAARAGVRLGHTVALCFPNTVELVIMFLAVIRARAVAAPLNPAYTQEEFEFYLSDSGAGLLLTDLSAANPAAEAAAAKLNLPHSAASLQSSSSPSISLTNLPEDNTTDITAGDEKLLGPNEASDVALFLHTSGTTSRPKGVPLTQRNLAATVRNIRAVYKLTESDATVVVLPLFHVHGLLCSLLSSLASGAAVTLPAGGRFSASTFWANMRGAGATWYTAVPTIHQIILDRHVSRPDPEPLPSLRFIRSCSASLAPAIMSKLETSFKAPVLEAYAMTEASHMMTTNPLPCDGAHKPGSVGLPAGDMELAILSDSGALLPAGTPGEVCIRGANVTAGYSSRTADSTSANAEAFKYGWFHTGDIGVRDPDGYLRLVGRIKELINRGGEKISPIEVDAVLLGCPGVKQAVAFGVPDEKYGEEINCAVILREEEDGKVGEKEVVEFCRKNLAAFKVPKKVFIADDLPKTATGKIQRRVVAQHFLAPPPAAATTAAAKA from the exons atggcggaggaggatctcACGACGCTGACGgcgcagctcaaggccgcggcggccgccttcccgtcccgccgcgccgtcgccgtcccgGGCAAGGCCGACCTCACCCACGCGGCGCTCGACGCGCtcgtggacgccgccgccgcccgcctcgccgcccgcgccggcgtccGCCTGGGCCACACCGTCGCGCTCTGCTTCCCCAACACCGTCGAG CTGGTGATCATGTTCCTGGCGGTGATCCGGGCccgcgcggtggcggcgccgctgaaCCCGGCCTACACGCAGGAGGAGTTCGAGTTCTACCTCTCCGACTCCGGCGCGGGGCTCCTACTCACCGACCTCTCCGCCGCCAaccccgccgccgaggccgccgccgccaaactcAACCTCCCccactccgccgcctccctccaaTCCTCGTCATCCCCATCAATCAGCCTCACCAACCTCCCAGAAGACAACACCACCGACatcaccgccggcgacgagaagCTCCTGGGTCCCAACGAGGCGTCCGACGTGGCCCTCTTCCTGCACACCTCGGGCACGACGAGCCGGCCCAAGGGGGTGCCCCTGACGCAGCGcaacctcgccgccaccgtccgCAACATCCGGGCCGTCTACAAGCTCACCGAGTCCGACGCGACGGTCGTCGTCCTCCCGCTGTTCCACGTCCACGGCCTCCTCtgctccctcctctcctccctcgcctccggcgccgccgtcacgCTCCCCGCCGGGGGCCGCTTCTCCGCGTCCACCTTCTGGGCCAACATGCGCGGCGCGGGGGCCACCTGGTACACCGCCGTGCCCACCATCCACCAgatcatcctcgaccgccacgTGTCCCGCCCGGACCCGGAACCGCTCCCCTCTCTCCGGTTCATCCGGAGCTGCAGCGCGTCGCTGGCGCCGGCGATCATGTCGAAGCTCGAGACATCCTTCAAGGCGCCCGTGCTCGAGGCCTACGCCATGACGGAAGCTTCCCACATGATGACCACCAACCCGCTCCCCTGCGACGGCGCCCACAAGCCGGGGTCCGTGGGTCTCCCCGCAGGCGACATGGAACTCGCCATCCTCTCCGACTCCGGCGCGCTCCTCCCGGCGGGCACCCCCGGCGAGGTCTGCATCCGCGGCGCCAACGTGACCGCCGGCTACAGCAGCAGGACCGCCGACTCCACATCGGCGAACGCCGAGGCGTTCAAGTACGGGTGGTTCCACACGGGCGACATCGGCGTGCGCGACCCCGACGGGTACCTCCGGCTGGTGGGGCGGATCAAGGAGCTCATCAaccgcggcggcgagaagaTCTCGCCGATCGAGGTCGACGCCGTGCTGTTAGGATGCCCCGGGGTGAAGCAGGCCGTGGCGTTCGGGGTGCCCGACGAGAAGTACGGCGAGGAGATCAACTGCGCCGTGATCttgagggaggaagaagatgggaaGGTCGGGGAGAAGGAGGTGGTGGAGTTCTGCAGGAAGAATCTGGCGGCGTTCAAAGTGCCCAAGAAGGTGTTCATCGCGGACGATCTGCCCAAGACCGCCACCGGCAAGATCCAGCGCCGCGTCGTCGCGCAGCACTtcctcgccccgccgccggccgcggcgacgacggcggcggccaaggcgTAG
- the LOC112269402 gene encoding uncharacterized protein LOC112269402, with product MFAAACVFSDTCSIAACTVCIVGQHRLAFERKYKHGSFTFEAKHPDRLKNICQKRGVWSKEKGSWVSDVLNVIISTGGVPTKKVPNDIMLPLGSYVRYRQDGHLRAIRIASLIYNEGPVIGTLVVDSAMYISYLQDSSFVYQGVTDPETAEAHAVVCFAYRVVNSQLQIRIMDNQTEDGPLIWVMFGAFDRFFLPKVEAINPRLLRRKKRWRKGDQFEPLEYILSKLLFFL from the coding sequence AtgtttgctgctgcttgtgtCTTTTCAGATACTTGCAGCATTGCGGCCTGCACCGTGTGTATCGTGGGCCAACACAGGCTTGCATTCGAGCGAAAGTATAAGCACGGCTCATTCACATTCGAAGCGAAGCATCCGGATAGGCTGAAGAATATATGTCAGAAGAGAGGTGTCTGGAGCAAGGAGAAGGGCTCCTGGGTCTCTGATGTGCTAAATGTAATCATCTCTACTGGGGGAGTTCCGACGAAGAAAGTACCAAATGATATTATGCTTCCTCTCGGTTCTTATGTCCGGTATCGTCAGGACGGCCACCTGCGGGCAATTCGCATCGCGTCATTAATCTACAATGAAGGTCCAGTGATTGGGACACTAGTCGTGGATAGCGCCATGTACATCAGTTACCTGCAGGACAGCAGCTTTGTCTACCAGGGCGTCACTGATCCTGAAACAGCCGAAGCCCATGCAGTTGTCTGTTTCGCCTACAGGGTTGTCAACAGCCAGCTGCAAATTCGCATCATGGATAATCAGACAGAGGATGGCCCCCTAATATGGGTCATGTTCGGCGCTTTTGATCGCTTCTTTTTGCCCAAGGTCGAAGCAATTAACCCAAGACTGCTcaggagaaagaagaggtGGCGGAAAGGAGATCAATTTGAGCCGCTTGAGTACATCCTCAGCAAACTGCTGTTTTTTCTGTGA